One window of the Populus trichocarpa isolate Nisqually-1 chromosome 9, P.trichocarpa_v4.1, whole genome shotgun sequence genome contains the following:
- the LOC7468600 gene encoding UDP-glycosyltransferase 76E2 gives MAEEGHEQRRRLVLVAAPFQGHINPLLQLSAVLHSKGFSITIVHTQFNSPDPSNYPDFNFLFIQDGLSDHDIASLDLTAIVLVLNDKCQLPFQECLAKLVKEQETRDDQIACVIYDELSYFSEATAHNLKLPSIIFRTSNANTFLARSVLIEMYMLGRIPLADPLSQKAVLEHPPLRQRDLPISSFGPMKNFFKLIGNARDVRRSSAIVYNTMDCLEGSSLAKLQQHCHVPIFAIGPIHKIVPAPSCSLLEEDTNCMSWLDRQAPSSVIYVSLGSLASMNEKDILEMAWGLANSKQPFLWVVRPGSVHGSERAESLPEGFREIAGEKGRVVKWAPQKEVLAHNAVGGFWSHCGWNSLLESISEGVPMICRPSFGDQKVTARYVSQVWRVGLHLEDELERGEIESVITRLMVDKEGDEMRQRAMDLKEKAELCIRTGGSSYNSLNKLVELIKSF, from the exons ATGGCTGAGGAAGGGCATGAACAGCGTCGTAGATTGGTGTTAGTAGCAGCTCCATTCCAAGGCCATATCAATCCATTGCTTCAGCTGAGTGCTGTCCTTCATTCTAAAGGATTTTCCATCACCATTGTTCACACCCAATTCAATTCTCCTGACCCTTCAAACTATCCTGATTTCAACTTCCTGTTCATTCAGGATGGCTTATCTGACCATGACATTGCTTCTCTTGACCTAACTGCCATTGTTTTGGTTCTCAACGACAAATGCCAATTACCTTTCCAAGAATGCCTGGCCAAGCTAGTGAAGGAACAGGAGACACGTGATGATCAAATTGCCTGTGTTATTTATGATGAACTTTCATACTTTTCTGAAGCCACGGCTCATAATCTGAAGCTTCCAAGCATTATATTTCGCACTAGCAATGCCAACACTTTTCTCGCTCGCAGTGTTCTTATCGAAATGTATATGCTGGGTCGCATCCCCTTGGCAG ATCCTTTGTCCCAGAAAGCAGTGCTGGAGCATCCTCCCCTCAGACAGCGAGATTTGCCCATCTCCAGTTTTGGACCAAtgaaaaatttctttaaattaataggTAATGCACGAGATGTAAGAAGGTCTTCAGCAATCGTTTACAATACAATGGACTGCCTTGAAGGGTCATCGTTAGCAAAGCTTCAACAACACTGCCATGTTCCAATCTTTGCAATAGGACCGATTCACAAGATTGTTCCTGCACCATCCTGTAGCTTACTAGAAGAGGACACTAACTGCATGTCATGGCTTGACAGGCAAGCTCCGAGCTCGGTCATCTATGTAAGTCTAGGAAGTTTAGCTTCCATGAATGAGAAAGACATACTAGAAATGGCCTGGGGTTTGGCAAATAGCAAACAACCCTTCTTGTGGGTGGTTCGACCTGGCTCAGTACATGGTTCAGAACGGGCTGAGTCATTGCCTGAGGGATTCAGAGAAATTGCTGGAGAGAAAGGTCGAGTTGTGAAATGGGCACCGCAAAAAGAAGTTTTGGCACATAATGCAGTAGGAGGGTTTTGGAGCCACTGTGGCTGGAACTCATTGCTTGAAAGTATATCTGAAGGGGTTCCGATGATATGCAGACCAAGCTTTGGGGATCAGAAGGTTACAGCTAGGTATGTAAGTCAAGTATGGAGAGTAGGTCTGCATTTGGAGGATGAATTGGAGAGGGGAGAAATAGAGAGTGTTATTACAAGGCTGATGGTTGATAAAGAGGGGGACGAGATGAGGCAGAGGGCAATGGACTTGAAGGAGAAAGCAGAACTTTGCATTAGAACTGGTGGTTCATCCTATAATTCCTTGAACAAGTTGGTGGAATTAATCAAATCGTTTTAA
- the LOC7468602 gene encoding copper transporter 1 yields the protein MEHGHDMPGMGGMGGMAPPPPMNMAGTMQHHEMMMMHMTFFWGKSTEILFSGWPGSSDKRPHMYFVALLFVFVLSILVEWLSHCQLMKPGSNHVAAGLVQTLLHALRVGLAYMVMLAIMSFNGGVFLAAVAGHTLGFLFFGSRVFKRTQNPAKTSDLPPSSC from the coding sequence atggAACATGGTCATGATATGCCGGGCATGGGGGGCATGGGGGGCATGGCTCCACCGCCGCCCATGAACATGGCAGGAACGATGCAACACCacgagatgatgatgatgcacaTGACCTTCTTTTGGGGGAAGAGTACTGAAATTCTCTTCTCTGGCTGGCCTGGAAGCTCTGATAAGAGACCACACATGTATTTTGTGGCTttgctgtttgtttttgtgcttTCCATTCTTGTCGAGTGGCTATCCCATTGCCAATTGATGAAGCCTGGCTCGAACCATGTGGCGGCTGGTCTAGTCCAGACTCTACTGCACGCTTTGCGGGTTGGTTTAGCCTATATGGTCATGTTGGCTATCATGTCTTTCAATGGCGGCGTGTTCCTGGCTGCTGTGGCTGGGCATACTCTGGGGTTCCTGTTTTTTGGCAGTAGGGTTTTTAAGAGAACCCAAAATCCTGCTAAAACCTCTGATCTTCCTCCATCGAGTTGTTGA